The proteins below are encoded in one region of Streptomyces ficellus:
- a CDS encoding DUF4279 domain-containing protein: MERKRSAILRIESTEISIEEMSEITGRQPDTSRRKGSSTRNPQRPLRTNVWELREDVGQDEYLGLALERLWPRILPAEAGMAQLARRGCILRLALVQWISDADPHEPGFGIGPRELGFLASIGALLDVDQYAASGSTRDL, encoded by the coding sequence ATGGAGCGCAAGCGTTCGGCGATCCTCCGCATCGAGTCCACCGAGATCTCGATCGAGGAGATGTCGGAGATCACCGGTCGGCAGCCGGACACGTCCCGGCGCAAGGGCAGTTCCACCCGCAACCCCCAGCGCCCCCTCAGAACCAACGTCTGGGAACTGAGGGAGGACGTCGGCCAAGACGAGTATCTCGGACTCGCCCTTGAGCGGCTCTGGCCGAGGATCCTCCCGGCGGAAGCAGGCATGGCACAGCTGGCCCGGAGGGGGTGCATCCTGAGGCTCGCTCTCGTCCAGTGGATCTCCGATGCGGACCCGCACGAACCCGGCTTCGGGATCGGTCCGAGAGAACTGGGATTCCTCGCCTCGATCGGTGCCCTGCTCGACGTCGACCAGTACGCCGCGTCGGGATCCACCCGCGACCTCTGA
- a CDS encoding NADP-dependent oxidoreductase yields the protein MGKVWGFGRHGGPEVQEFFDRPDPDPDRGEVLIRVDAAGVNPLDHLLRSGLVDGLDGGRPFPRVLGMEAAGTVLARGEDVEGLEVGDAVFGFALTGGGTYAETTVLSAPNTARIPEGLSATVAATLPMAGTTAVDVLDQLGLPAGAAVLVNGVGGGVGLAVARLAIGRELRVIGTGSTAKREHAEAIGVRFIDYRAGDVVSAARELVPDGFDGIVDLVGGASLRTVAPLAQDPRNVIAVGDMSVPDLGGRFVERRVDRENLERSARLALDGLLAPVITAVHPLSDAPGALATVENGHTSGKVVITVA from the coding sequence ATGGGGAAAGTATGGGGTTTCGGCAGGCATGGCGGGCCCGAGGTGCAGGAGTTCTTCGATCGCCCCGATCCTGACCCCGATCGCGGCGAGGTGCTGATACGGGTGGACGCCGCCGGCGTGAATCCCCTCGACCACCTTCTGCGCTCGGGCCTGGTCGACGGGCTCGACGGCGGGCGCCCGTTTCCCCGGGTGCTGGGCATGGAGGCGGCCGGAACGGTTCTCGCGCGGGGCGAGGACGTCGAGGGGCTCGAGGTGGGTGACGCGGTCTTCGGCTTCGCACTCACTGGTGGCGGCACCTACGCCGAGACGACGGTGCTGTCCGCGCCGAATACCGCGCGCATTCCGGAGGGTCTGTCCGCGACCGTGGCGGCGACGCTGCCGATGGCCGGGACGACCGCGGTGGACGTGCTCGACCAGCTCGGCCTCCCGGCCGGTGCCGCGGTTCTGGTCAACGGCGTGGGGGGCGGGGTCGGCCTCGCCGTCGCCCGGCTGGCCATCGGGCGCGAGCTGCGTGTGATCGGCACCGGGAGTACCGCCAAACGCGAGCACGCGGAGGCCATCGGGGTGCGGTTCATCGATTACCGGGCCGGGGACGTCGTCTCCGCGGCACGCGAGCTGGTTCCGGACGGCTTCGACGGGATCGTCGACCTGGTCGGAGGCGCCTCGCTGCGGACGGTCGCTCCGCTGGCCCAGGATCCTCGCAACGTCATCGCTGTGGGTGATATGTCCGTGCCCGATCTCGGTGGGCGGTTCGTCGAGCGTCGCGTCGACCGCGAGAACCTGGAGCGGTCGGCCCGGCTGGCCCTCGACGGACTCCTCGCACCCGTGATCACCGCGGTCCACCCGCTCTCCGACGCCCCGGGCGCCCTCGCCACCGTCGAGAACGGTCACACCTCGGGCAAGGTTGTCATCACGGTGGCGTGA
- a CDS encoding MerR family transcriptional regulator: MRIGELSKRTGVSPRSLRYYEEQGLLTSSRTHAGQRHYSDAAVQRVSLIRQLFDAGMSSRVIVTVLPCVDVPGDLGVAEETFTALMRERDRIDADIAHLIATRDALDVLIKANSRHRAELSTPPEPVARSA, encoded by the coding sequence ATGCGGATAGGCGAGTTGTCCAAGCGCACGGGCGTGAGTCCGCGCTCACTGCGGTACTACGAAGAGCAGGGCCTGCTGACCAGCTCACGCACCCACGCGGGGCAGCGTCACTATTCCGATGCTGCGGTCCAGCGCGTGTCCCTCATCCGGCAACTGTTCGACGCGGGAATGTCCAGCCGGGTGATCGTGACGGTGCTGCCGTGTGTGGACGTCCCGGGTGACCTGGGCGTCGCCGAGGAGACGTTCACGGCGCTGATGCGCGAGCGCGACCGGATCGACGCCGACATCGCGCACCTGATCGCGACCCGGGATGCACTCGACGTGCTGATCAAGGCCAACAGCCGGCACCGGGCGGAGCTGTCCACGCCCCCGGAGCCGGTGGCACGGTCGGCCTGA
- a CDS encoding polymorphic toxin-type HINT domain-containing protein, which yields MATLVSAAPVGAADPPASPLSDRAKVLQSWKTEGPAVRAAAQTALIGTDAQVRAFLTDGEKTAQELDLREAALTLVTDAGPEVSAAAAEALEGTSDQLAAFMKDGWKQPLEDDQRVAAARATEAGGVVVREAGDAAMNGGIEDIRAFLNEGQYKRRDEDARLRVAQIEMTGGPATKRAAAAALNAGITEVRDFLAYGQYITRAQDQEHASISDLAKQTADAAAAADKARASAEEQAKKAETAAVLAKKEAAKAAAETLAAKNDADLAEDAARRAAESARRAAAAAKAAISAAQAANAAAQTAIAAASNAATAAQRASKAASDAWSAAASGKVNEKAAADALKAATEAEKIANSLTAMIKTASAARKSLTAALDAIEDMKAAAGSANEAARYRNQAGADASGAKSAAAAAERHAAEAGRASQEAQRHADNAITAATQARDAALSSAAHARKAADAARKANQHAGDAQAAAEAAKVNAGEALKAAQAASAAVTKAQEIQTTTRKGEAEEIATRTALMVNEARDAQEITNTAKKRITKFGQDALKLQADFDTLAAQAAKPDATPAKIAANGRAMAMTALQIRGPWSRAAAEVALTGDDAAVVAYARTGWKQAGEEDEREAVNLLATQSPHEDVRTAATTALTGTPAQVHAFLTAGQYQAAAEANRVEVARIAEAGAAVVKEEAKAALDSPDPKALDTFLTKGQHQARIEDYRIQASGFAEDGTPEVKAAAEAALASPDSTLTTFITSGRHKAMRRDQLNAAHIEQIQSILATAAQTAALAHKSAYDAAAAAERAQGHSDAATGHADTATEYANQAAGHATRAQQAADRASASAKSAAASAATARKAASQATVSARRARDAAISAEASYGAAQGYAASAFQAAEEARQSSVNAGQSATEAYGKYRATVVRYQTERYTAEQQALLEGRAADYDAQMRQEAEQDANSGLNPVILALITGRIPPGMSVKDAIHLSLDLIGLFPVVGEPADAVNCIAYAVEANLAKYGIGSKDAAKDAALSCAAMLPFAGWAAAAAKGVGWAKKFGVDTEKVFEAIGNFFKKKNPCNPKNSFPAGTMVLMGDGSTQPIERIAIGDSVLASDPVTGESGARRVDATIFTPDDLAFTEISLPSASGGGSLTSTSNHPFWSVNARAWTSAGDLKEGDTLRGSDGRSVKIGKVRHWEELRSAYNLTVRGLHTYYVLAGAQPLLVHNSGGESGPAFETSPGKLRKLGDGELSKMVGDAHEFKEEVLREAKVRDKVIAHYDIYLDKKTGYLFLMPKDQKSYIPTLLHKSGEYWKC from the coding sequence GTGGCCACTCTCGTCTCCGCGGCACCGGTCGGCGCCGCCGATCCGCCGGCATCACCCCTGTCCGACCGGGCCAAGGTCCTCCAGTCCTGGAAGACCGAGGGCCCGGCCGTCCGGGCGGCCGCCCAGACCGCGCTTATCGGAACGGACGCGCAGGTCCGCGCCTTCCTCACCGATGGCGAGAAGACCGCCCAGGAACTCGACCTGCGCGAAGCGGCCCTCACTCTCGTCACCGATGCCGGACCGGAGGTCAGCGCGGCCGCAGCCGAGGCACTCGAGGGCACCTCGGACCAGTTGGCCGCGTTCATGAAGGACGGCTGGAAGCAGCCGCTGGAGGATGACCAGCGGGTCGCCGCCGCCCGCGCCACCGAAGCCGGAGGGGTCGTCGTCCGCGAGGCCGGCGACGCGGCCATGAACGGCGGTATTGAGGACATTCGTGCCTTCCTCAACGAGGGCCAGTACAAGAGGCGCGACGAGGACGCCCGGCTGCGTGTCGCCCAGATCGAGATGACGGGCGGACCGGCCACCAAGCGCGCCGCGGCAGCCGCACTCAACGCCGGCATCACCGAAGTCCGGGACTTCCTGGCCTACGGGCAGTACATCACCCGCGCCCAGGACCAGGAACATGCCAGCATCAGCGACCTGGCCAAGCAGACCGCCGACGCCGCGGCCGCCGCCGACAAGGCCCGCGCCAGTGCCGAGGAGCAGGCCAAGAAGGCCGAAACCGCAGCGGTACTGGCGAAGAAGGAAGCCGCCAAGGCGGCCGCCGAGACCCTCGCCGCGAAGAACGACGCGGACCTGGCCGAGGACGCCGCCCGCCGGGCCGCCGAGTCCGCCCGCCGGGCCGCCGCCGCGGCGAAGGCCGCGATCTCCGCCGCCCAAGCGGCCAACGCCGCCGCCCAGACTGCGATCGCCGCCGCCTCCAACGCGGCCACCGCTGCCCAGCGGGCCTCCAAGGCTGCGAGCGACGCATGGTCGGCCGCGGCCTCCGGCAAGGTCAACGAGAAGGCGGCCGCCGACGCCCTGAAGGCGGCGACGGAAGCCGAGAAGATCGCCAACAGCCTCACCGCGATGATCAAGACGGCCAGCGCCGCGCGGAAGTCCCTGACCGCCGCCCTAGACGCCATCGAGGACATGAAGGCGGCCGCCGGAAGCGCGAACGAAGCGGCTCGCTACCGGAATCAGGCCGGCGCCGACGCCTCAGGGGCCAAGTCGGCCGCAGCCGCCGCCGAACGGCATGCCGCGGAAGCCGGGCGCGCCTCCCAGGAGGCCCAGCGTCACGCCGACAACGCCATCACCGCGGCCACCCAGGCCCGCGACGCGGCCCTCTCCTCCGCCGCCCACGCGCGCAAGGCGGCCGACGCGGCCCGCAAGGCCAATCAGCACGCCGGTGACGCCCAGGCCGCGGCCGAGGCCGCGAAGGTCAACGCGGGTGAGGCGCTGAAGGCCGCCCAGGCGGCCAGCGCCGCCGTCACCAAGGCCCAGGAGATCCAGACCACCACCCGCAAGGGCGAAGCCGAAGAGATCGCCACCCGCACGGCCCTGATGGTCAACGAGGCGCGCGACGCCCAGGAGATCACCAACACCGCCAAGAAAAGGATCACCAAGTTCGGGCAGGACGCCCTCAAGCTCCAGGCCGACTTCGACACCCTCGCAGCCCAGGCCGCCAAGCCGGACGCGACCCCCGCGAAGATCGCCGCCAACGGTCGCGCCATGGCCATGACGGCTCTCCAGATTCGCGGCCCCTGGAGCCGGGCCGCCGCCGAAGTCGCCCTCACTGGCGACGACGCGGCAGTTGTCGCCTACGCCCGTACCGGCTGGAAGCAGGCCGGTGAGGAGGACGAACGCGAAGCCGTCAACCTCCTGGCCACTCAATCACCCCACGAGGACGTCCGCACCGCCGCGACCACCGCCCTGACCGGCACCCCCGCCCAGGTCCACGCCTTCCTCACCGCGGGTCAGTACCAGGCGGCTGCCGAAGCCAACCGCGTCGAGGTCGCCCGGATCGCCGAAGCCGGCGCCGCCGTCGTCAAGGAAGAGGCAAAGGCCGCACTTGACTCCCCCGACCCCAAGGCCCTTGACACCTTCCTCACCAAGGGCCAGCACCAGGCCCGCATCGAGGACTATCGCATCCAGGCCTCCGGTTTCGCAGAAGACGGCACCCCCGAGGTCAAGGCTGCCGCCGAAGCCGCCCTCGCCAGCCCCGACAGCACCCTGACCACCTTCATCACCTCCGGCCGCCACAAGGCCATGCGCCGCGACCAGCTCAACGCTGCGCACATCGAACAGATCCAGTCCATCCTCGCCACCGCGGCCCAGACCGCCGCCCTCGCCCACAAGTCCGCCTACGACGCCGCGGCCGCAGCCGAACGGGCCCAAGGCCACTCCGACGCCGCCACCGGCCACGCCGACACCGCCACCGAATACGCCAACCAGGCCGCCGGCCACGCCACCCGCGCCCAGCAGGCCGCTGACCGCGCCAGTGCCTCCGCCAAGTCCGCCGCCGCCTCGGCCGCCACCGCTCGCAAGGCCGCGTCCCAGGCCACCGTCAGCGCCCGCCGGGCCCGCGACGCGGCCATCTCCGCCGAGGCCAGTTACGGCGCCGCCCAGGGCTACGCCGCCAGCGCCTTCCAGGCAGCCGAAGAAGCCCGCCAGTCCTCCGTCAACGCCGGCCAGAGCGCCACGGAGGCCTACGGCAAGTACCGCGCGACCGTCGTCCGCTATCAGACCGAGCGCTACACCGCCGAACAGCAGGCCCTCCTTGAGGGCCGGGCGGCCGACTACGACGCGCAGATGCGGCAAGAGGCGGAACAGGACGCGAACTCCGGCCTCAATCCCGTGATCCTCGCGCTGATCACCGGCCGCATACCTCCAGGCATGAGCGTCAAGGACGCCATCCACCTCAGCCTCGACCTCATCGGACTCTTCCCCGTGGTCGGAGAACCGGCCGACGCCGTCAACTGCATCGCCTATGCAGTCGAAGCCAACCTGGCCAAATACGGTATCGGCAGCAAGGACGCCGCGAAGGACGCTGCCCTCTCCTGCGCGGCGATGCTCCCGTTCGCCGGCTGGGCCGCTGCCGCCGCCAAGGGTGTGGGCTGGGCCAAGAAATTCGGGGTGGACACGGAGAAGGTCTTCGAGGCGATCGGGAACTTCTTCAAGAAGAAGAATCCCTGCAACCCCAAGAACAGCTTTCCCGCCGGGACGATGGTCCTCATGGGCGACGGATCGACCCAGCCGATCGAACGGATCGCGATCGGTGACTCCGTTCTCGCCTCGGACCCGGTCACGGGGGAGTCCGGTGCCCGCAGAGTCGACGCCACCATCTTCACCCCTGACGACCTCGCTTTCACCGAGATCAGCCTGCCTTCGGCAAGCGGCGGCGGCTCCCTGACCAGCACGTCCAACCACCCCTTCTGGTCGGTAAACGCCAGGGCCTGGACATCAGCCGGCGATTTGAAGGAGGGAGACACTCTCCGAGGCTCCGACGGCCGCTCGGTGAAGATCGGGAAGGTCCGGCACTGGGAGGAGCTGCGCTCCGCCTACAATCTGACCGTGCGGGGCCTGCACACCTATTACGTGCTGGCAGGGGCCCAGCCGCTCCTGGTCCACAACTCCGGTGGTGAGTCGGGGCCTGCGTTCGAAACCAGCCCCGGGAAGCTGCGCAAGCTGGGCGACGGTGAGCTTTCGAAGATGGTTGGGGATGCGCACGAATTCAAGGAGGAAGTGCTTCGTGAGGCCAAGGTCCGGGACAAGGTCATCGCCCACTACGACATCTACCTCGACAAGAAGACCGGATACTTGTTCCTGATGCCCAAGGACCAGAAGAGTTACATTCCCACGCTCTTGCACAAGAGCGGCGAATACTGGAAGTGCTGA
- a CDS encoding FecCD family ABC transporter permease, with product MPLPPLLAALCAVLVLSLVCGAGIGASGLSWGEVLRYLWSGLTGGAISPTEVPAYTIVWELRFPRALLAAVVGAGLSAIGVAVQAMVRNALADPFVLGISSGAGVGANAVLLFGALGGLGMWALSTAAFLSALLAMMLVYAIARTARGLSPMRLVLTGSAMYYGFSAVTTFMVFAAEHGEAARSAMMWLLGSLGGANWASLPIAAGAVLAGLVHLTLSARRLNALAMGDETAAALGVDAGRLRKELFVVSAAVTGAVVAVSGAIGFVGLIVPHGVRMLVGADHRRVLAVAPLVGAILMIWVDVLSRVVMAPTELPVGVLTAVIGVPCFVLLMRRRSYTFGGA from the coding sequence GTGCCGCTGCCACCTCTCCTCGCCGCCCTGTGCGCCGTGCTGGTGCTCTCCCTCGTCTGCGGGGCGGGCATCGGAGCCTCCGGACTCTCCTGGGGCGAGGTGCTGCGCTACCTCTGGTCCGGGCTGACCGGCGGAGCGATATCCCCCACCGAGGTGCCCGCCTACACCATCGTCTGGGAACTGCGCTTCCCGCGCGCCCTGCTGGCCGCGGTCGTCGGCGCGGGGCTCTCGGCCATCGGCGTCGCCGTGCAGGCCATGGTCCGCAACGCGCTCGCCGACCCGTTCGTTCTCGGCATCTCCTCGGGCGCTGGCGTCGGAGCCAACGCCGTCCTCCTCTTCGGCGCGCTGGGCGGGCTCGGTATGTGGGCGCTGTCCACCGCGGCGTTCCTGTCCGCGCTGCTCGCCATGATGCTGGTGTACGCGATCGCCCGCACCGCTCGCGGGCTGTCCCCGATGCGGCTGGTCCTCACGGGCAGTGCGATGTACTACGGCTTCTCGGCCGTCACCACGTTCATGGTGTTCGCGGCCGAGCACGGTGAGGCGGCCCGCTCCGCGATGATGTGGCTGCTCGGCAGCCTCGGCGGAGCCAACTGGGCCTCTCTGCCCATCGCCGCGGGTGCCGTTCTCGCCGGCCTCGTCCACCTCACGCTGTCGGCGCGCCGGCTGAACGCGCTCGCCATGGGCGACGAGACGGCTGCCGCGCTCGGCGTGGACGCGGGGCGGCTGCGCAAGGAACTCTTCGTGGTCTCGGCGGCCGTCACCGGCGCCGTGGTCGCCGTCAGCGGCGCGATCGGCTTCGTGGGGCTGATCGTTCCGCACGGCGTCCGCATGCTGGTCGGCGCCGACCACCGCCGCGTGCTGGCCGTCGCACCGCTCGTCGGCGCGATCCTGATGATCTGGGTGGACGTCCTCTCGCGTGTCGTGATGGCACCGACCGAACTTCCCGTGGGCGTACTGACCGCGGTGATCGGCGTGCCGTGCTTCGTCCTGCTGATGCGACGCCGCTCGTACACCTTCGGAGGCGCGTGA
- a CDS encoding trypsin-like serine protease: MTMAALAVTLGMPTTTATAAGETPPEAPYAVEDGTYPNRADVLGLTGADLIAGDGNITFTSCAGPYQIKVWAVKLKTNESRICFAADKTGYLKVNIPRAYRIETVGRDVRAGVSIANTTEDLTIARNTSKGFGEADLSDPKQAVLLEMRVTGATPTTPGASGDITGLSFTGRLDIGDVKHCTATLVDPQWVLSAKSCFADKPAESNTVAAGAPKEKTTVVLGRRHLGLMGGHTSEIVELVPHPDRDLVMGRLAAPSTIPPAVASAAGPAAGQKLTVAAFGRTETEWVPAERHDGAFTTGTVASTGFDLAPQDPAAASVCQGDAGAPAVRQVAVREFELVGIVSRAFNGNCQGGTETRTGASAVRVDDLSTWMLQTRSGKTSTLLQSGANLYQGLRLADGSWTGFTDVQSAAGDIGGIRTATAAGIGSSTHVVAVGTDGRLHHTIRRIDGTWTQFGDIGEVAGVLGSLTQVSAVSVGNDLHVLALANGKVFHTLRNASGHWSPFGDISTVTGPIGAVTSLATASVGGQLQVSAVSNGKAFHTIRTASGHWNGWGDISQVAGATGAISSIAMAGIGAEAHIVVATDGGTRQYHALRTATGHWEPFAELKSILGTVIVKSVGAAGVDGQLQLTATTSTGKLLHTVRRADRTWNPTTQITPQGVAGTLAATAVTGTL, translated from the coding sequence ATGACGATGGCGGCGCTCGCCGTCACCCTGGGAATGCCCACCACTACGGCCACCGCGGCCGGTGAAACCCCGCCGGAAGCGCCGTACGCCGTCGAGGACGGGACCTACCCCAACCGCGCCGACGTACTCGGACTGACCGGCGCCGACCTGATCGCCGGCGACGGGAACATCACTTTCACCTCTTGCGCCGGCCCCTACCAAATCAAAGTGTGGGCGGTGAAGCTGAAGACCAACGAGTCCAGGATCTGCTTCGCGGCCGACAAGACCGGCTACCTGAAGGTCAACATTCCGCGGGCCTACCGCATCGAGACCGTCGGCCGTGATGTCAGGGCAGGCGTATCCATCGCCAATACCACCGAGGACCTCACCATCGCCCGGAACACTTCCAAGGGCTTTGGAGAGGCCGACCTCAGCGACCCGAAGCAGGCGGTCCTGCTGGAAATGCGGGTCACCGGGGCCACCCCGACCACTCCCGGTGCCTCGGGGGACATCACCGGACTCTCCTTCACCGGCCGCCTGGACATCGGTGACGTCAAGCACTGCACGGCCACCCTGGTCGACCCCCAGTGGGTGCTCTCCGCCAAGAGCTGTTTCGCGGACAAGCCCGCCGAGAGCAACACGGTGGCCGCGGGTGCGCCGAAGGAGAAGACCACCGTGGTCCTGGGCCGGCGGCACCTCGGCCTGATGGGCGGTCACACCAGTGAGATCGTCGAACTCGTACCGCACCCGGACCGCGACCTGGTGATGGGGCGTCTGGCCGCACCGTCGACGATCCCGCCCGCGGTGGCATCCGCCGCCGGGCCCGCCGCCGGTCAGAAGCTCACCGTCGCGGCCTTCGGTCGCACCGAAACCGAGTGGGTGCCCGCCGAGCGCCATGACGGCGCGTTCACCACCGGCACTGTGGCGTCCACCGGCTTCGACCTGGCCCCGCAGGACCCGGCGGCGGCGAGCGTGTGCCAGGGTGACGCCGGTGCTCCCGCCGTCCGCCAGGTTGCTGTACGCGAGTTCGAGCTCGTCGGCATCGTCAGCCGGGCCTTCAACGGCAACTGCCAGGGCGGCACCGAGACCCGGACCGGTGCCTCCGCCGTCCGCGTCGACGACCTGTCCACGTGGATGCTGCAAACCCGCAGCGGGAAGACCTCCACCCTCCTGCAAAGCGGTGCGAACCTCTACCAGGGCCTCCGTTTGGCCGACGGTTCCTGGACCGGCTTCACCGACGTCCAGTCCGCTGCCGGTGACATCGGAGGCATCCGCACCGCCACGGCCGCCGGCATCGGCTCCAGCACCCACGTCGTGGCTGTGGGCACCGACGGCCGCCTACACCACACCATCCGCCGGATCGACGGCACCTGGACGCAGTTCGGCGACATCGGCGAGGTAGCCGGAGTCCTCGGCAGCCTCACCCAGGTATCCGCTGTTTCCGTGGGCAACGACCTGCACGTCTTGGCGCTGGCAAACGGCAAGGTCTTCCACACCCTGCGCAACGCCTCCGGGCACTGGAGCCCCTTCGGCGACATCTCCACGGTCACCGGGCCGATCGGCGCCGTGACCTCCCTGGCCACAGCCAGTGTCGGCGGTCAGCTCCAGGTTTCCGCCGTCTCCAACGGCAAGGCATTCCACACCATTCGCACGGCCTCCGGCCACTGGAACGGCTGGGGCGACATCTCGCAGGTGGCCGGAGCGACCGGTGCCATCAGCTCCATCGCCATGGCCGGCATCGGGGCCGAGGCCCACATCGTGGTCGCGACCGACGGCGGCACCCGCCAATACCACGCCCTGCGCACCGCTACCGGCCACTGGGAGCCCTTCGCCGAGCTGAAGTCCATCCTGGGCACCGTCATCGTCAAGTCCGTCGGAGCGGCCGGCGTCGACGGACAGCTCCAGCTCACCGCGACCACCTCCACCGGCAAGCTCCTGCACACCGTCCGCCGTGCCGACCGCACCTGGAACCCGACCACCCAGATCACCCCCCAGGGCGTTGCCGGCACCCTCGCCGCCACTGCTGTCACCGGAACCCTCTAG